From the genome of Uranotaenia lowii strain MFRU-FL chromosome 1, ASM2978415v1, whole genome shotgun sequence, one region includes:
- the LOC129739097 gene encoding peritrophin-1-like, whose translation MKSIVVLLIFGLISVQGSLCPGTGVRKIPVEVSPMLYLECINGVFQNIRNCPLGYAFDPASEQCQPEQIKRLMLPSGTSIQCPATVDSRVEPVYLTHPTDCTIYYICLNFVPQEQRCPPNTAFNPQINLCDVPENANCAH comes from the exons ATGA AATCTATCGTTGTGCTTCTGATCTTTGGACTGATTTCCGTTCAGGGTTCCCTCTGTCCGGGAACTGGCGTCCGAAAAATTCCAGTTGAAGTAAGTCCAATGCTGTACCTGGAATGCATCAACGGAGTGTTCCAGAATATTCGTAACTGCCCGTTAGGTTACGCCTTCGATCCGGCTTCGGAACAATGTCAACCGGAGCAGATCAAACGGCTGATGTTGCCATCCGGAACCTCGATCCAATGTCCGGCGACTGTCGATAGTCGTGTTGAACCTGTCTATCTGACTCATCCTACTGATTGCACAATCTACTATATCTGCTTGAACTTTGTGCCCCAGGAGCAGCGCTGCCCCCCGAATACGGCCTTCAATCCCCAGATCAATTTGTGTGATGTACCGGAAAATGCTAATTGTGCTCATTAG